Proteins encoded by one window of Lycium barbarum isolate Lr01 chromosome 11, ASM1917538v2, whole genome shotgun sequence:
- the LOC132619904 gene encoding uncharacterized protein LOC132619904, which translates to MVVLKCVRYSLMKFETAYSFLCKNCGRLGHLQSACPYPSQTTRPRNDTASQPSEQPRDLSSNIPATSEWQTVSFANKRKGSPKSRDPRAATAPDQGQTSSQKQKTDQGQTSSQQQNTGQPGINVKIFSADSGKFLSTQKLSFNSINSPASSSHAQGPKDKVKIHHKRFSRSNSSTTISQSRTNPQANSSHFNTTHSLENNKKRKGVDNTIHYSNQFAILPDLDDNSSALSLSTDMHQHGPETKKPSSHSTHPSIQPRVPNNGHVPPVQNVSHPDENNTIPSNLHGHVFTPRADVENPSNLLPTRCTQMATPTGQMSDANGQVDIPMQIDSQNLTDNMLSYSIPLNLTNVLPSISQAQDLQSFALTPHSSSSLAIPISINNGETDSPIRSAEPSTTIYLPIPTTPLGHEQPLSVATIGGTPPADFCDLTCLPPTSTPVMGRASTPRKSSVLYPEHQRSQYNDHNPKPELFSTNNNGRDASSDGKLYESPMVEQCPRPTSSSNSTRLLPKPSQPLESPPPPPPHFNPPVNMNPILELPFYTPPELITANTLLFPWQPIPIPPHAPPIRFPMAPPPPSAPMHPPIVIPTPSLQPTEQIQSTEEVQDTLMGSFTEIATLRMSALMIFPEKEEKKYIHVCPVALTKCSLDLRPTVNKEIAKYAVVLTPTLRSSPFATRDTTVTANPKYTHTSMSNPSSIIVWNIRGGNNPVFKRNFRELIQSHNPCLVVLLETRMTNHSNFRNDYGFDDFLEVPAQGQAGGIVLLWNTTVVTVTELRKSA; encoded by the exons atggttGTGCTAAAATGTGTCCGATACAGTTTGATgaagtttgagacggcatata GTTTTCTCTGCAAAAACTGTGGCCGCTTGGGCCATCTTCAATCTGCTTGCCCATACCCTTCCCAAACTACAAGGCCTAGAAATGACACTGCTTCTCAACCGTCGGAACAACCGAGAGACTTGTCTTCTAATATTCCTGCAACCAGCGAGTGGCAAACTGTCTCTTTTGCTAATAAGAGAAAAGGTTCTCCAAAAAGCCGAGATCCTAGAGCAGCAACTGCTCCAGATCAAGGTCAAACATCTTCTCAAAAGCAAAAAACAGATCAAGGTCAAACTTCTTCTCAACAGCAAAACACAGGTCAACCAGGTATAAACGTTAAAATCTTTTCGGCGGATTCTGGTAAGTTTTTATCGACTCAAAAATTATCTTTTAACTCTATTAATTCTCCCGCTTCTTCATCTCATGCTCAGGGCCCTAAGGATAAAGTTAAAATCCATCACAAGCGTTTTTCTAGGTCTAATAGTTCCACCACAATATCCCAATCAAGGACTAACCCCCAAGCCAATAGCAGCCATTTTAACACTACTCACTCCTtggaaaataataaaaaaaggaaGGGAGTTGACAATACTATCCACTATTCTAATCAATTTGCTATTCTCCCAGATTTAGATGATAATTCCTCTGCTTTGTCTCTTTCCACTGACATGCATCAACATGGTCCAGAGACCAAAAAACCCTCTTCGCATTCTACTCATCCTTCGATACAACCAAGAGTGCCTAACAATGGTCATGTGCCACCTGTCCAAAACGTGTCCCACCCTGATGAAAATAACACAATTCCTTCTAATTTACATGGCCACGTATTCACGCCCAGGGCAGATGTGGAAAACCCATCAAACTTGCTCCCCACTCGTTGTACCCAAATGGCAACTCCTACTGGACAAATGTCCGATGCCAATGGCCAAGTGGATATACCCATGCAAATCGACTCACAAAATCTTACAGACAATATGTTGAGCTACTCCATCCCTTTAAATCTAACCAATGTCTTGCCTTCCATATCCCAAGCTCAAGATTTGCAATCATTTGCCTTAACTCCACACTCTTCCTCCTCCTTAGCTATTCCTATCTCCATAAATAATGGTGAGACCGATTCACCCATTAGATCAGCGGAACCCTCCACTACTATTTACTTACCAATTCCGACCACCCCTCTTGGCCATGAACAACCTCTATCAGTTGCCACCATTGGTGGCACACCACCCGCTGATTTTTGCGACCTAACCTGTCTACCCCCTACATCAACCCCAGTCATGGGTCGAGCAAGCACTCCAAGGAAAAGCAGTGTTCTTTACCCTGAACATCAACGGAGTCAATACAATGATCATAATCCAAAACCCGAACTTTTTAGCACAAATAATAACGGAAGGGATGCATCTAGCGATGGAAAACTATATGAATCACCAATGGTTGAACAATGTCCTCGACCCACTAGCTCCAGCAATAGCACCCGCCTTCTACCAAAACCTTCACAACCACTggaatctcccccccccccccccccccacttcaaTCCACCAGTGAATATGAACCCAATCCTCGAACTACCTTTCTACACTCCTCCGGAGCTAATAACTGCCAACACACTGCTCTTTCCATGGCAGCCAATACCGATCCCACCACATGCACCACCGATTCGATTTCCTATGGCACCACCACCCCCTTCAGCTCCCATGCACCCGCCAATAGTGATTCCTACACCTTCTTTACAGCCAACAGAACAAATACAATCCACCGAGGAAGTACAGGACACGCTGATGGGATCTTTTACAGAGATTGCGACACTCAGGATGTCCGCACTGATGATATTCCCGGAGAAGGAGGAGAAAAAGTACATCCATGTCTGTCCAGTTGCATTAACGAAGTGCTCGCTCGACCTTCGTCCTACGGTGAACAAGGAAATAGCGAAGTATGCAGTAGTCTTAACTCCAACCCTGAGGTCCAGTCCCTTTGCTACGAGGGACACTACCGTGACTGCGAATCCCAAATACACCCACACCTCCATGTCTAATCCATCGAGTATAATTGTTTGGAACATTAGGGGTGGTAACAACCCAGTCTTTAAAAGGAATTTTAGGGAACTTATCCAGTCTCACAACCCTTGTTTAGTGGTTTTATTAGAGACTCGGATGACAAATCATAGTAACTTTAGGAATGATTATGGTTTCGATGATTTTCTAGAAGTGCCAGCCCAGGGCCAAGCGGGTGGAATAGTTCTTCTGTGGAATACAACTGTGGTTACAGTAACCGAGCTTAGGAAATCAGCTTAA